From Sphingomonas bisphenolicum, one genomic window encodes:
- a CDS encoding invasion associated locus B family protein gives MPRFIALLILSLLAASPALARDSLGIFEGWGAFRDPGAGQNGPRCYAIAQPAARRGQTPKGFVAVGTWPRQRVRGQLHIRLNRALAARAPVTLTVGERRFALVAGQMDAWAPDARGDAQIVAAMRSASSMSVAGVGADGRGFADSYALRGAATAMDAAALGCAKLR, from the coding sequence ATGCCTCGCTTCATCGCCCTGCTGATCCTGTCGCTGCTGGCGGCGTCGCCGGCCCTGGCGCGCGATTCGCTGGGCATTTTCGAGGGTTGGGGCGCTTTTCGCGATCCCGGCGCGGGGCAGAACGGGCCGCGCTGCTATGCCATCGCCCAGCCCGCCGCGCGGAGAGGACAGACGCCCAAGGGGTTCGTCGCGGTCGGCACCTGGCCGCGCCAGCGGGTGCGCGGACAATTGCATATCCGCCTGAACCGCGCGCTGGCGGCCAGGGCGCCGGTCACGCTGACCGTGGGCGAGCGCCGCTTCGCGCTGGTCGCCGGGCAGATGGACGCCTGGGCGCCCGATGCCCGCGGCGACGCGCAGATCGTGGCGGCGATGCGATCGGCCAGCAGTATGAGCGTGGCAGGCGTGGGCGCAGACGGGCGCGGCTTTGCCGACAGCTATGCGCTGCGCGGCGCGGCGACGGCGATGGACGCGGCGGCGCTGGGCTGCGCCAAACTGCGTTAG
- the rlmN gene encoding 23S rRNA (adenine(2503)-C(2))-methyltransferase RlmN, which translates to MQSAASPLMPIPGLIDPVPVPRAVTPREDGRTDLMGLSRPQIKAVLEEAGLDVKAAKLRSKQLFHWLYHRGTTDFDAMTDLAKPMRGWMAERFVVGRPQVVEAQVSSDGTRKWLLRSDDGQDYEMVFIPDADRGTLCVSSQVGCTLNCSFCHTGTMRLVRNLTPGEIVGQVMLARDSLGEWPKGNMAVANDVDDDDDAPQYTADGRMLTNIVMMGMGEPLYNFDHVRDALKLVMDGDGLALSKRRITLSTSGVVPMMARAAEEIGVNLAVSLHGVTKAVRDELVPLNRKYGIEELLQACADYPKANNARRITFEYVMIRDKNDSDEDARELVRLIRKYKLPAKVNLIPFNPWPGTDYECSTPERIRAFSSIVFEGGISAPVRTPRGRDIMAACGQLKSASEKKSKAEMKRLSEEKQAALG; encoded by the coding sequence ATGCAATCAGCCGCCAGCCCGCTCATGCCGATTCCCGGCCTTATCGACCCTGTGCCCGTGCCGCGCGCGGTGACGCCGCGTGAAGACGGGCGCACCGACCTGATGGGCCTGTCGCGCCCGCAGATCAAAGCCGTGCTGGAAGAGGCCGGGCTGGACGTGAAGGCCGCCAAGCTGCGCTCCAAGCAATTGTTCCACTGGCTCTATCATCGCGGCACCACCGATTTCGACGCCATGACCGACCTCGCCAAGCCGATGCGCGGCTGGATGGCCGAACGCTTCGTCGTCGGCCGCCCGCAGGTGGTCGAAGCGCAGGTGTCGAGCGACGGCACGCGCAAATGGCTGCTGCGGTCCGACGATGGGCAGGACTATGAAATGGTCTTCATCCCCGATGCGGATCGCGGCACGCTCTGCGTCTCCAGCCAGGTCGGCTGTACATTGAATTGCAGCTTCTGCCACACCGGCACGATGCGGCTGGTGCGCAACCTGACGCCGGGCGAAATTGTGGGGCAGGTGATGTTGGCGCGCGATTCGCTGGGCGAATGGCCCAAGGGTAATATGGCCGTTGCCAATGACGTCGATGATGATGACGACGCGCCGCAATATACGGCGGACGGGCGGATGCTGACCAACATCGTGATGATGGGCATGGGCGAGCCCCTCTATAATTTCGATCATGTCCGCGACGCGTTGAAGCTGGTCATGGACGGCGACGGGCTGGCGCTGTCGAAGCGCCGTATCACCCTTTCTACGTCAGGCGTGGTGCCGATGATGGCGCGCGCGGCCGAGGAGATCGGCGTCAACCTGGCCGTCTCGCTCCATGGCGTGACCAAGGCCGTGCGCGACGAACTGGTGCCATTGAACCGCAAATATGGGATCGAGGAACTGCTCCAGGCCTGCGCCGACTATCCCAAGGCGAACAATGCCCGGCGCATCACCTTCGAATATGTGATGATCCGCGACAAGAATGACAGCGACGAGGATGCGCGCGAACTGGTCCGGCTGATCCGCAAATATAAGCTGCCGGCCAAGGTCAACCTGATCCCGTTCAACCCCTGGCCGGGCACAGACTATGAATGTTCGACGCCGGAGCGGATTCGCGCGTTCAGTTCCATCGTGTTCGAAGGCGGCATCAGCGCGCCGGTGCGCACCCCGCGCGGGCGCGACATCATGGCGGCCTGCGGCCAGCTCAAGTCGGCGAGCGAGAAGAAGAGTAAGGCGGAGATGAAGCGCCTTTCCGAAGAGAAGCAAGCTGCGCTCGGATGA
- a CDS encoding porin family protein codes for MKTVIFAAIAAATVVSAPAFAQDAAPFTGPRAGVTAGYDKFDGREGFTYGVTAGYDIAVTPGVTFGPEVSFSDTTTSAGAGAEVSRDLAASVRLGYTLTPQVLAFGKVGYANTRIDLGNGGASFEGVRYGGGLEYSVTPNTYISAEYQRSEYEANIGGRDVGLVGVGFRF; via the coding sequence ATGAAGACTGTGATTTTCGCAGCTATTGCTGCTGCCACCGTTGTTTCGGCTCCTGCTTTCGCTCAGGACGCTGCGCCCTTCACCGGGCCGCGCGCGGGCGTGACGGCGGGCTATGACAAGTTCGATGGCCGCGAAGGCTTCACCTATGGCGTGACCGCCGGTTACGACATCGCCGTGACCCCGGGCGTGACCTTCGGCCCCGAAGTGTCGTTCAGCGACACCACCACCAGCGCCGGCGCCGGTGCGGAAGTCAGCCGCGACCTGGCCGCTTCGGTCCGTCTCGGCTACACCCTGACTCCGCAGGTTCTGGCCTTCGGCAAGGTCGGCTATGCCAACACCCGCATCGACCTTGGCAATGGCGGCGCGTCGTTCGAAGGCGTGCGTTATGGTGGCGGTCTGGAATATTCGGTGACCCCGAACACCTACATCTCGGCTGAATATCAGCGCAGCGAATATGAAGCCAACATCGGTGGCCGCGACGTCGGCCTGGTGGGCGTCGGCTTCCGCTTCTGA